The Lycium barbarum isolate Lr01 chromosome 9, ASM1917538v2, whole genome shotgun sequence genome has a segment encoding these proteins:
- the LOC132609818 gene encoding flowering time control protein FCA-like isoform X3: MDKSTGFRKECCFVKYRTLDEANRAIGAFHGRYIFPGGEVPLTIRYADGERDRLGILAEHTHKLYVRGLRKQASKGEIEHVFSPYGFIEDVFFILDEQRRPRGNAFIKFACRDMAVAAMNALNGAYVINICEHPLIVRFADPKKPKLGESRPPSHTNEHFNGYMAANQSNQHSPNETPNNRTNPQAVFSPHVGSDNVLPSAESSVNARPLNAEMVESIDCEWSEHICPDGFLYYFNCVTCESRWEKPEELALYEKKLEKLDLQQQDQHNLRPRVCTTPEVSQMRQELETASSSVPLACV, translated from the exons ATGGATAAGTCCACTGGTTTTAGGAAAG AATGCTGTTTTGTGAAGTATAGAACGCTAGATGAAGCTAATAGGGCTATTGGAGCATTCCATGGTCGATATATTTTTCCTGGG GGTGAGGTTCCCTTAACAATTAGGTACGCTGACGGGGAACGAGATCGTCTTG GAATCTTGGCTGAACACACTCACAAACTTTATGTTCGTGGTCTGAGGAAACAAGCTTCCAAAGGAGAAATTGAGCAT GTATTTTCACCATATGGGTTTATTGAAGATGTCTTCTTTATCCTTGATGAACAAAGACGGCCCCGTG GAAATGCTTTTATCAAGTTTGCTTGTAGAGACATGGCAGTTGCGGCAATGAATGCACTAAATGGCGCCTATGTAATTAAT ATATGTGAACACCCATTGATTGTTCGATTTGCGGATCCTAAGAAGCCCAAGTTGGGAGAGTCAAG GCCACCATCCCATACGAATGAGCATTTTAATGGGTATATGGCAGCTAACCAGTCTAACCAGCACAGTCCAAATGAG ACTCCAAATAACAGAACCAATCCTCAGGCAGTTTTCAGCCCTCATGTTGGATCAGATAATGTTTTGCCATCAGCTGAATCTTCTGTCAATGCAAGACCTTTAAATGCTGAGATGGTGGAGTCTATAGATTGTGAATGGAGTGAACATATCTGCCCTGACGGATTCTTATATTATTTTAACTGTGTGACGTGTGAAAGCAGG TGGGAGAAGCCAGAGGAGCTTGCACTTTATGAAAAGAAATTAGAAAAGCTAGATCTCCAGCAACAGGATCAGCACAATTTAAGACCTCGAGTCTGTACTACTCCAGAAGTTTCTCAAATGCGTCAG GAGCTCGAAACAGCAAGTTCAAGTGTTCCTCTGGCGTGTGTTTAA
- the LOC132612302 gene encoding uncharacterized protein LOC132612302: MAEIYEVSFYGDEIEVTVTKDSTVVNDWILQTVQTHRHRLHKLLIGLDIEWLPCFKPEENHPVALLQLCVGRRCLLFQLLHKDAVPGFLVDFLGDPSFKFVGVGVMEDAKKLLRDHRLFVANTVDLNRLAYSVYGEEVYGKMGLKRMAKEVLGKVMEKPLNVTLSKWDAEELCYEQVEYGAIDAFVSFEIAKNLFNLVWEREKENRVIKREYLNCHYQPMLMVQDTQGMFRRLALF, encoded by the coding sequence ATGGCCGAGATTTACGAAGTCTCTTTCTATGGTGATGAAATTGAAGTTACCGTCACCAAAGACTCCACAGTCGTTAACGATTGGATTCTGCAAACTGTGCAGACTCATCGCCATAGACTCCACAAGCTACTCATCGGTCTCGATATCGAGTGGCTACCGTGTTTCAAACCAGAGGAAAACCACCCGGTCGCTCTCCTCCAGCTCTGTGTAGGTCGTCGTTGCCTCTTGTTCCAACTCCTCCACAAAGACGCGGTTCCTGGATTCCTCGTAGACTTTCTTGGGGACCCGAGTTTCAAGTTCGTCGGGGTTGGGGTTATGGAGGACGCTAAGAAACTGCTCCGCGATCACAGGCTGTTCGTGGCGAATACTGTGGATTTGAACCGATTGGCGTATTCGGTTTACGGGGAAGAAGTGTATGGGAAGATGGGATTGAAGAGAATGGCGAAAGAGGTACTAGGGAAAGTAATGGAAAAGCCATTGAATGTAACACTGAGTAAATGGGATGCTGAGGAATTGTGTTATGAACAAGTTGAATATGGTGCTATTGATGCTTTTGTTTCGTTTGAGATTGCCAAGAATTTGTTTAATTTAGTGtgggaaagagagaaagagaatCGTGTTATTAAGAGGGAATATTTGAATTGCCATTATCAACCAATGTTGATGGTACAAGATACACAAGGAATGTTTCGAAGACTTGCTTTGTTTTGA
- the LOC132609818 gene encoding flowering time control protein FCA-like isoform X2: MEQRNGERWGNPPEFHRNFPGDGNHFNRRRNPNSDPNFSGSVPFPGRKRPFDQLNSDSQDCGGFVKLYVLGIPRPAEEEDVRSVFAEHGHIVEVVRLMDKSTGFRKECCFVKYRTLDEANRAIGAFHGRYIFPGGEVPLTIRYADGERDRLGILAEHTHKLYVRGLRKQASKGEIEHVFSPYGFIEDVFFILDEQRRPRGNAFIKFACRDMAVAAMNALNGAYVINICEHPLIVRFADPKKPKLGESRPPSHTNEHFNGYMAANQSNQHSPNETPNNRTNPQAVFSPHVGSDNVLPSAESSVNARPLNAEMVESIDCEWSEHICPDGFLYYFNCVTCESRWEKPEELALYEKKLEKLDLQQQDQHNLRPRVCTTPEVSQMRQCLSGAT, from the exons ATGGAGCAGCGTAACGGAGAACGATGGGGAAACCCGCCGGAATTTCACCGGAACTTTCCCGGCGACGGCAATCACTTCAATCGCCGGCGGAACCCTAATTCCGACCCGAATTTCAGTGGTTCTGTACCTTTTCCGGGTCGTAAGAGACCTTTCGATCAACTAAACTCTG ACTCTCAGGATTGTGGCGGTTTTGTGAAACTCTATGTTCTAGGAATTCCAAGGCCCGCGGAAGAAGAAGAT GTTCGCTCTGTTTTTGCTGAACATGGACATATTGTTGAGGTTGTGCGTCTCATGGATAAGTCCACTGGTTTTAGGAAAG AATGCTGTTTTGTGAAGTATAGAACGCTAGATGAAGCTAATAGGGCTATTGGAGCATTCCATGGTCGATATATTTTTCCTGGG GGTGAGGTTCCCTTAACAATTAGGTACGCTGACGGGGAACGAGATCGTCTTG GAATCTTGGCTGAACACACTCACAAACTTTATGTTCGTGGTCTGAGGAAACAAGCTTCCAAAGGAGAAATTGAGCAT GTATTTTCACCATATGGGTTTATTGAAGATGTCTTCTTTATCCTTGATGAACAAAGACGGCCCCGTG GAAATGCTTTTATCAAGTTTGCTTGTAGAGACATGGCAGTTGCGGCAATGAATGCACTAAATGGCGCCTATGTAATTAAT ATATGTGAACACCCATTGATTGTTCGATTTGCGGATCCTAAGAAGCCCAAGTTGGGAGAGTCAAG GCCACCATCCCATACGAATGAGCATTTTAATGGGTATATGGCAGCTAACCAGTCTAACCAGCACAGTCCAAATGAG ACTCCAAATAACAGAACCAATCCTCAGGCAGTTTTCAGCCCTCATGTTGGATCAGATAATGTTTTGCCATCAGCTGAATCTTCTGTCAATGCAAGACCTTTAAATGCTGAGATGGTGGAGTCTATAGATTGTGAATGGAGTGAACATATCTGCCCTGACGGATTCTTATATTATTTTAACTGTGTGACGTGTGAAAGCAGG TGGGAGAAGCCAGAGGAGCTTGCACTTTATGAAAAGAAATTAGAAAAGCTAGATCTCCAGCAACAGGATCAGCACAATTTAAGACCTCGAGTCTGTACTACTCCAGAAGTTTCTCAAATGCGTCAG TGCTTGAGTGGCGCGACATAG
- the LOC132609818 gene encoding flowering time control protein FCA-like isoform X1 encodes MEQRNGERWGNPPEFHRNFPGDGNHFNRRRNPNSDPNFSGSVPFPGRKRPFDQLNSDSQDCGGFVKLYVLGIPRPAEEEDVRSVFAEHGHIVEVVRLMDKSTGFRKECCFVKYRTLDEANRAIGAFHGRYIFPGGEVPLTIRYADGERDRLGILAEHTHKLYVRGLRKQASKGEIEHVFSPYGFIEDVFFILDEQRRPRGNAFIKFACRDMAVAAMNALNGAYVINICEHPLIVRFADPKKPKLGESRPPSHTNEHFNGYMAANQSNQHSPNETPNNRTNPQAVFSPHVGSDNVLPSAESSVNARPLNAEMVESIDCEWSEHICPDGFLYYFNCVTCESRWEKPEELALYEKKLEKLDLQQQDQHNLRPRVCTTPEVSQMRQELETASSSVPLACV; translated from the exons ATGGAGCAGCGTAACGGAGAACGATGGGGAAACCCGCCGGAATTTCACCGGAACTTTCCCGGCGACGGCAATCACTTCAATCGCCGGCGGAACCCTAATTCCGACCCGAATTTCAGTGGTTCTGTACCTTTTCCGGGTCGTAAGAGACCTTTCGATCAACTAAACTCTG ACTCTCAGGATTGTGGCGGTTTTGTGAAACTCTATGTTCTAGGAATTCCAAGGCCCGCGGAAGAAGAAGAT GTTCGCTCTGTTTTTGCTGAACATGGACATATTGTTGAGGTTGTGCGTCTCATGGATAAGTCCACTGGTTTTAGGAAAG AATGCTGTTTTGTGAAGTATAGAACGCTAGATGAAGCTAATAGGGCTATTGGAGCATTCCATGGTCGATATATTTTTCCTGGG GGTGAGGTTCCCTTAACAATTAGGTACGCTGACGGGGAACGAGATCGTCTTG GAATCTTGGCTGAACACACTCACAAACTTTATGTTCGTGGTCTGAGGAAACAAGCTTCCAAAGGAGAAATTGAGCAT GTATTTTCACCATATGGGTTTATTGAAGATGTCTTCTTTATCCTTGATGAACAAAGACGGCCCCGTG GAAATGCTTTTATCAAGTTTGCTTGTAGAGACATGGCAGTTGCGGCAATGAATGCACTAAATGGCGCCTATGTAATTAAT ATATGTGAACACCCATTGATTGTTCGATTTGCGGATCCTAAGAAGCCCAAGTTGGGAGAGTCAAG GCCACCATCCCATACGAATGAGCATTTTAATGGGTATATGGCAGCTAACCAGTCTAACCAGCACAGTCCAAATGAG ACTCCAAATAACAGAACCAATCCTCAGGCAGTTTTCAGCCCTCATGTTGGATCAGATAATGTTTTGCCATCAGCTGAATCTTCTGTCAATGCAAGACCTTTAAATGCTGAGATGGTGGAGTCTATAGATTGTGAATGGAGTGAACATATCTGCCCTGACGGATTCTTATATTATTTTAACTGTGTGACGTGTGAAAGCAGG TGGGAGAAGCCAGAGGAGCTTGCACTTTATGAAAAGAAATTAGAAAAGCTAGATCTCCAGCAACAGGATCAGCACAATTTAAGACCTCGAGTCTGTACTACTCCAGAAGTTTCTCAAATGCGTCAG GAGCTCGAAACAGCAAGTTCAAGTGTTCCTCTGGCGTGTGTTTAA